GAGCTGACGCCGCTGGTGGAGGACAGCCTGGGGCCCTCGACGATGACATGGGGGTTGCGGCTGTCGGTCTGGTGCTCGGAGGAGCTTCCTTTCGAGGACGCCCAGCGCATCGCCTCGCAGCGGGCGCCCGCGTTGGGGCTCGGGGGTGTGGACCAGGGCACGGCTTCGGTGGAGACCTGCCGCGCCTGGAACGTGGCGCGCGCTCCGGCCGAGGAGAACACGCCGGTGACGAGCGACGTCCCCACGCTGGTGTTCGCCGGGGAGTTCGACCCGGACACGCCTCCGGACTGGGGACGGCAGTTGCTCGAGTCGATGCCGCACGCGCTCTATGTCGAGATGCGGGGACAAAGCCACGGCGCGTCCTTCAATCGCTGCGGCGGAGAAGTCACGCTCGCCTTCCTGCGCGCCCCCGAGGCCCCTCTACCACTGGACTGTGTGACGAAGCTGCGCGGCGCGGACTTCGGCCAGAGCGCCGCTCCGGCGTCGCCCTGAGCGCGGCGTCCTACGTCGACATGCCCGCCCGGGGTCGCATCAGCCGCGCGCCCAGCGACACCACGCTCCACCACACCAGACCCCAGAAGAGCGCGAGCAACAGCCAACCCAGCACCGACGGAGGCGCCCAGCCTCCCGACACTCCAGGTCCATACACGCGCAGTCCCAGGCCGCTCAACAGCATCAACGGCAGATAGACCGAGCCCGCCACCACCGGCCCCAAGGCTTCGACCGGGAACACCGTCACGAGGAGCTGCACCCCCAAGAGCGCGCCCCAGACCACCCATCGCAGTCGCATGGCCCCCAGCCTCCAGTGACACCTCTCCTTGGGTCAAGGCGCGCCCGCCACGTCCACGCATCACGCCGCGGACCTCCTTGTTCGCGTGGGCGCATTTCACCTCCCGCTCGCGCTCCGTTTCGGGTGGAATCCGCGCCTCTTCCCGGAGGCCCGCACCATGTCGTCGACCGCATCACCGCTCGCCGCGCCCGAAGCCTGGAACCTCGTCGCCCCCGAGTACGTGCGCGAGCTGCTCCCCGTGTTCGAGCACTTCGCGAAGGATGCGCTGACCCGCGTGGCCGCTCCCTCCGGCGCCCAGGTCCTGGATGTCGCCGCCGGGCCCGGCACCCTCGCCCTGCTCGCCGCCCGTCAGGGCCTGCGCGTCACCGCCATCGACTTCGCCCCCAAGATGCTCGCCGCCCTGCGTGAGCGCGCCACCTCCGCCGGACTCGACATCGACGCGCAGGTCGGCGACGGCATGGCCCTGGAGCTGTCCGAGCAGACCTTCGACGCCGCCTTCTCCCTCTTCGGCCTCATGTTCTTCCCCGACCGCCCCCGAGGCTTCCGCGAGCTGTACCGCGTGCTGCGCCCCGGCGGCCGCGCCGTCGTCTCCAGCTGGCGCCCCATGGAGCACTCCCCCGCCATGAACCTGGTCTACCAGCGCTTCGCCGAACAGCTCCCCGGCCAGGGCGCCCCCCGCGGCGGCGTCATGCCCCTGTCCGACCCGGACACCTGCCAGCAGGAGATGGGCGCCGCCGGCTTCGACGACGTCCGCGTCCACCAGGTCTCCGTCCCCGCCCACTACCCCTCCACCGCCGCCATGGTGGACGCCATGAT
The Myxococcus fulvus DNA segment above includes these coding regions:
- a CDS encoding class I SAM-dependent methyltransferase, with amino-acid sequence MSSTASPLAAPEAWNLVAPEYVRELLPVFEHFAKDALTRVAAPSGAQVLDVAAGPGTLALLAARQGLRVTAIDFAPKMLAALRERATSAGLDIDAQVGDGMALELSEQTFDAAFSLFGLMFFPDRPRGFRELYRVLRPGGRAVVSSWRPMEHSPAMNLVYQRFAEQLPGQGAPRGGVMPLSDPDTCQQEMGAAGFDDVRVHQVSVPAHYPSTAAMVDAMMRAAAPVALARRALGAQWPDIEKTVVDKVTQDLGPGAQVVQFNAYLTVGIRQPTPDSNTRHPSTPKG